The sequence GCTGATAGCCGAGGGAAAGAAAATGATCGACGAGGTTTCCACAGCCGGAAAAGAGAGATACGAGGAAACGATTCATAAGCTTGAGGAAACCAGAAAGAAGCTTGAAGAGGCCAGAGACAAGGGTTTGGAAAAGGTCGAAGAGATCAAGGAAAAAGTCGAGAAAAAAGGAAAGAAACCCGCTGAGAAAAGTGCCGAGAAATAAATCGGTAATTATCTGGGGTGACGGCGCAGTCGGAAAAGGACTTGCCGTCGCCCTTTCCGGTTATCTGGATATTTTTCTTGCGGGGCCGGCTGGAAGCGGCCGGGGCACTATAGAAATTCAGACAATCGGAGCCATTCACGGAAATGCTGTTATAGAAAAAGTTGAGTCCGGAGATCACATCCACTGTGATCACTGTATTTTAGCCTTGAAAGCGTACGATCTGAAGTATGCCGCTGAAGCAGTCATGAAATCCACTGACGGGCGCTGCATCTGCCTTACTAACGGGATGGGGCTTGAAGAGGAGTGGGGGGAATCCTGGGAAGAAAGAGTTGAGCCAGCCGTTCTAACCGCAGGTTTTCACCTTCTGGATAAAAACCTTGTTGAAACCGCTGAAGGCGATCTTATTGTATCTTCAGA is a genomic window of Candidatus Aegiribacteria sp. containing:
- a CDS encoding YtxH domain-containing protein, giving the protein MAENGKGEFWAFVAGALAGGIVALLYAPAKGEETREKVRATTGELYGKGEEFYVHFRAEAEKLIAEGKKMIDEVSTAGKERYEETIHKLEETRKKLEEARDKGLEKVEEIKEKVEKKGKKPAEKSAEK